In the Oncorhynchus nerka isolate Pitt River linkage group LG2, Oner_Uvic_2.0, whole genome shotgun sequence genome, one interval contains:
- the LOC135561430 gene encoding protein bassoon-like, whose translation MEGQVVQAMVNQRPIPSSASEMSLKNSENQLGSRIMKKQNSMPRLRDGSEEELVRRIADSCVQTDDEEGEDRYMNRRGRRTRRIADCSVQTDDEDQAAWEQPVRRRRSRLSKHSDSSGEVKSDGTAKVSSSSIAIQTTNDSSCQTEADQLGRISPAIHITAAETNKVELLHYISAPERTHTGESLACQTEPEAQSQGVVAPQLSVPTTISPYSTSMQMVGSTPPPPQGVAKFERRKPDPLEINYQSQQQNESPSRQPPKSPQVLYSPVSPLSPHRMLETTFASQEKLNKAHVTPQQKAFTAESPQRHQSLPRPIKSVQRSMSDPKPLSPTPEDPAKNRFSPYHQQALSNSQMATLQQQQNSLMRKVKRTLPSPPPEESPLPIVTPAMSHMYSSSPGMQPQRVLPRPAQGVTKAGLLSELKAVEQESTKLRKQQQELEDEEKEIDAKLRYLELGIHQRKETLVKERERRELAYMRCMGDARDYMSDTELNNLRMVAATGTFDGNGLLTRPSTAPLSQFPNDLGPASQYPPTSSYMAYQYPQCQPTPTQQPTAAYQQIGFQSPQYPIASQPQPGTFQPHPPQGPGYQTQPSYPAHGGYGQTSYPTDLGMQQHGHQGFQPPNPSIPGQNLPYPGQSPYSGQGMSFLPQAEILTVHQRPHQTSLADLEQKLPTNYEVISNPAVSVATSAPDTGFGSVYASNTMPNAYGQYRPPEPGLTHGVDSPTSSYAADGLYTANLEQNIPRNYVMIDDISELTKENTGSSVDVLGHPVAGRYGENGPAHPTGYGNEPVDPYMSAGPTGYHQQGSVDPRTSTTIGGGGSSYYYDDYNKHPSTTRPGTQKHPSKNLAPAVVSSGKRSKHRKQGMEQKISKFSPIEEARDVESDLASYTMTTSTGGSCTVVSRSGVKKSGYDQRKYYGGHPGSREALEEEDRMYGSGRSRSTGYGMDKISSRDSSRSKSYEREAMERSQRGGGGRPGLRTHNSEEESPLSPVGKPVGVGRGGTGVPVDPHDVRNQYGSSHSLPDVQDHHMKDLPRSHVYKPDDPYLVDDQHAAVSDSEGNWC comes from the exons ATGGAAGGGCAGGTGGTCCAAGCAATGGTGAACCAAAGGCCCATACCAAGCTCTGCCTCTGAGATGTCCTTGAAAAACAGTGAGAATCAGTTGGGGTCCAGGATCATGAAGAAGCAAAACTCTATGCCTCGTCTTAGGGATGGATCGGAGGAGGAGCTGGTGAGGAGGATTGCAGATAGCTGCGTGCAGACGGACGATGAAGAGGGTGAGGACAGGTACATGAACCGCAGGGGCAGGAGAACCAGGCGGATCGCCGACTGCAGCGTCCAGACTGACGACGAGGATCAGGCAGCTTGGGAGCAACCGGTTAGGCGCAGGAGATCACGCTTATCCAAACATTCAGACTCTAGCGGCGAGGTCAAATCCGATGGAACCGCCAAAGTGTCCTCCTCCAGCATAGCCATTCAGACCACCAACGACTCCTCATGCCAGACTGAGGCCGACCAGTTGGGCAGGATCTCACCTGCAATCCACATCACTGCGGCTGAGACAAATAAGGTGGAGCTGCTTCACTACATCTCTGCCCCAGAGAGAACCCATACGGGTGAGAGCTTGGCCTGTCAGACAGAACCGGAGGCCCAGTCTCAGGGGGTGGTGGCTCCTCAGCTCAGCGTCCCCACCACCATCAGCCCATattccacctctatgcagatggTGGGCTCCACCCCACCTCCTCCCCAAGGGGTGGCTAAGTTCGAAAGGAGGAAACCCGACCCTCTGGAAATCAACTACCAAAGCCAGCAGCAGAACGAGTCCCCGTCTCGCCAGCCTCCCAAGTCTCCCCAGGTGCTGTACTCCCCTGTGTCCCCGCTGTCGCCCCATCGGATGCTGGAAACCACCTTCGCCTCCCAGGAGAAGCTCAACAAGGCGCACGTCACGCCCCAGCAGAAAGCTTTCACTGCAGAGTCTCCTCAGCGTCACCAGAGCCTCCCCAGACCTATCAAGAGTGTGCAGCGCTCCATGTCGGACCCCAAACCCCTCAGCCCCACCCCAGAAGACCCTGCCAAGAACAGGTTCTCCCCTTACCATCAGCAGGCCCTCTCCAACAGTCAG atggccaccctgcagcagcagcagaactCTCTGATGAGAAAGGTGAAGAGGACCCTACCCAGCCCACCTCCAGAGGAGAGCCCTCTCCCCATCGTCACCCCAGCCATGTCCCACATGTACAGCAGCTCCCCGGGGATGCAGCCCCAGAGGGTGCTGCCCAGGCCTGCCCAGGGGGTCACCAAGGCCGGCCTGCTGAGCGAGCTGAAGGCCGTGGAGCAAGAGTCCACCAAGCTCCGCAAGCAGCAACAGGAGCTAGAGGacgaggagaaggagattgacgcCAAGCTGCGGTACCTGGAACTAGGCATCCATCAGCGCAAGGAGACcctggtgaaggagagggagaggagggagctgGCCTACATGCGCTGCATGGGCGACGCCCGCGACTACATGTCAGACACCGAGCTCAATAACCTGAGGATGGTGGCAGCCACGGGAACGTTCGACGGTAATGGTCTGCTGACGAGGCCCAGCACGGCGCCGCTGAGCCAGTTCCCCAACGACCTCGGCCCAGCCTCCCAGTACCCGCCCACCTCCTCCTACATGGCCTATCAGTATCCACAGTGCCAGCCCACGCCCACACAGCAGCCAACCGCTGCTTACCAACAGATCGGTTTCCAGTCCCCTCAATACCCTATAGCCTCCCAGCCCCAGCCAGGCACCTTCCAGCCCCACCCACCCCAAGGCCCAGGCTACCAGACTCAGCCAAGCTACCCAGCCCATGGGGGCTACGGCCAGACTTCCTACCCGACAGACCTGGGCATGCAGCAGCATGGCCACCAGGGTTTCCAGCCTCCCAACCCCTCTATCCCGGGCCAGAACCTCCCCTACCCAGGCCAGAGCCCATATTCTGGCCAGGGCATGTCCTTCCTGCCGCAGGCTGAGATCCTCACGGTCCACCAGAGGCCTCATCAGACCTCCTTGGCTGACCTGGAACAGAAGTTGCCCACCAACTACGAGGTGATCAGTAACCCTGCTGTGTCGGTGGCCACATCAGCTCCAGACACCGGCTTTGGCTCAGTCTATGCCTCCAACACCATGCCCAATGCCTATGGGCAGTACCGCCCCCCGGAGCCAGGCCTGACACACGGTGTGGATAGCCCCACGTCGTCCTACGCTGCAGACGGCCTCTACACCGCAAACCTGGAGCAGAACATCCCCAGGAACTATGTCATGATCGACGACATCAGCGAGCTGACCAAAGAGAACACAGGCTCGTCTGTTGACGTTCTGGGACATCCTGTTGCAGGACGCTATGGTGAGAATGGCCCTGCGCACCCAACTGGCTATGGCAATGAGCCTGTGGACCCGTACATGTCTGCAGGCCCCACAGGCTACCACCAGCAGGGCTCTGTGGACCCCCGGACCAGCACCACTATAGGTGGTGGGGGATCTTCTTATTACTATGACGACTATAATAAACACCCCAGCACAACACGACCGGGGACCCAGAAACACCCATCCAAGAACCTGGCTCCCGCAGTTGTCTCCTCCGGTAAGCGCAGCAAGCACAGAAAGCAGGGCATGGAGCAGAAGATCTCCAAGTTCTCCCCCATCGAGGAGGCACGGGACGTGGAGTCCGACCTGGCCTCTTACACCATGACCACCTCCACCGGCGGCAGCTGCACTGTGGTGTCTCGGTCCGGGGTGAAGAAGAGCGGCTATGACCAGCGGAAGTACTATGGTGGCCACCCGGGAAGCCGGGAAGCCCTGGAAGAAGAGGACCGGATGTACGGCTCGGGGAGGTCCCGGTCTACTGGCTATGGCATGGACAAGATCTCCTCCAGGGACTCCTCCAGGAGCAAGTCCTACGAGAGGGAAGCCATGGAGCGGTCTCAGAGAGGCGGTGGTGGACGGCCCGGACTGCGCACCCATAACTCAGAGGAGGAGAGCCCACTCAGCCCCGTGGGGAAGCCTGTGGGGGTCGGACGAGGTGGCACAGGGGTACCAGTGGACCCCCATGACGTGAGGAACCAGTATGGCTCCAGCCACTCCCTGCCGGATGTCCAGGACCACCACATGAAGGACCTGCCCAGGAGCCACGTGTACAAGCCAGATGACCCATATCTCGTAGACGATCAGCACGCTGCTGTGTCGGACAGTGAAGGTAACTGGTGCTGA